From the bacterium genome, one window contains:
- the rplL gene encoding 50S ribosomal protein L7/L12 — MAETKIQQVIETIEGLTVTELAELVKTLKEKFGVSAPAFMAAGPMPAAGAAAPAEAKAEEQSEFTVTLVSVGDKKIQVLKELRAVTQLGLKEAKDIIDKTPSVVKENVTKEDAAKIKAKLEEVGAKVEIK, encoded by the coding sequence ATGGCGGAAACCAAAATCCAGCAGGTCATCGAGACAATCGAAGGCCTGACAGTTACCGAATTGGCAGAGTTGGTGAAGACCTTGAAGGAGAAGTTCGGCGTGTCGGCTCCGGCGTTCATGGCGGCCGGCCCGATGCCGGCGGCCGGCGCTGCTGCCCCGGCCGAAGCGAAGGCAGAGGAGCAGAGCGAGTTCACCGTGACGCTGGTATCGGTCGGTGACAAGAAGATACAGGTGCTCAAGGAACTGCGTGCTGTCACCCAGCTCGGGTTGAAGGAGGCCAAGGACATCATCGACAAGACCCCGAGCGTGGTCAAGGAGAACGTGACGAAGGAAGACGCCGCCAAGATCAAGGCGAAGCTCGAAGAGGTGGGCGCCAAGGTCGAGATCAAGTAG
- the rplJ gene encoding 50S ribosomal protein L10 — MPKQVKVDAVAGLKERIGKASALYFIDFTKLAANDFNALRRKLGESKVKVRVVKNRLALRALIESGVPADIEKLLTGPTSLVFAGDDPVAPARTIREQMKKMAALKVKGAYLDRVLYPASQFDFIAGLPTKSELRSEVVGVLQGPIYGLVMSLDGLLSDLVWVLDQVKDRPTPATPTSEAPASEAPAAA; from the coding sequence ATGCCCAAGCAGGTGAAGGTTGATGCCGTAGCCGGGCTGAAGGAAAGGATCGGCAAGGCCTCGGCTCTCTACTTCATTGATTTCACGAAGCTCGCCGCCAACGACTTCAACGCCCTCCGCCGCAAGCTGGGCGAGTCGAAGGTGAAGGTGCGCGTCGTCAAGAACCGGCTGGCGCTGCGGGCGTTGATCGAGAGCGGCGTGCCGGCCGACATTGAGAAGCTCCTGACCGGGCCCACGTCGCTGGTATTCGCCGGCGACGATCCGGTCGCACCGGCCCGGACCATCCGCGAGCAGATGAAGAAGATGGCGGCCCTGAAGGTGAAGGGAGCGTACCTGGACCGGGTGCTGTACCCGGCCAGCCAGTTCGATTTCATCGCCGGGTTGCCGACCAAGAGCGAACTTCGCAGCGAGGTCGTGGGCGTGCTCCAGGGTCCCATCTATGGGCTTGTGATGAGCCTCGACGGGTTGCTGTCTGACCTGGTCTGGGTGCTCGACCAGGTCAAAGACCGGCCGACACCTGCGACTCCGACTTCCGAAGCCCCTGCTTCCGAAGCGCCGGCTGCCGCGTGA
- the rplA gene encoding 50S ribosomal protein L1, which produces MRRHSKRFRSLAEKLEHQQLHPLAEAVGLVKQNATAKFDESVDIAIKLGIDPKKTDQLVSGTVSLPNGTGKQVKVLVFAKGEKVDEALAAGADYAGFEDLVEKVQGGWFDFDVAVATPDTMSAVGRLGKVLGPRGLMPSPKTQTVTFDVTPTVKSLKGGRIKYRTDKTGNIHALVGKASFEPDKLTENVRSFVAEIVRAKPATAKGQFVHNIVLSSTMGPGVRVDVREFLDTARKGA; this is translated from the coding sequence ATGAGACGGCACAGCAAGCGCTTCCGTTCGCTCGCGGAGAAGCTCGAGCACCAGCAACTGCATCCGCTTGCCGAGGCGGTCGGGTTGGTCAAGCAGAACGCGACGGCCAAATTCGACGAATCGGTCGACATCGCCATCAAGCTGGGAATCGATCCCAAGAAGACCGACCAGCTCGTTTCGGGCACGGTTTCCCTGCCCAACGGCACCGGCAAACAGGTGAAGGTGCTGGTTTTTGCCAAGGGCGAGAAGGTGGATGAGGCGCTCGCAGCCGGGGCCGACTACGCGGGCTTCGAAGACCTGGTGGAGAAGGTCCAAGGCGGCTGGTTCGACTTTGATGTCGCGGTTGCCACACCCGACACGATGTCGGCGGTGGGCCGCCTGGGCAAGGTACTGGGGCCACGCGGCCTGATGCCGTCGCCCAAGACCCAGACCGTGACATTTGATGTGACCCCGACCGTGAAGAGTCTGAAGGGCGGCCGAATCAAGTACCGCACCGACAAGACGGGCAACATTCACGCGCTAGTTGGTAAGGCATCGTTTGAGCCGGACAAACTTACTGAGAACGTTCGCAGTTTTGTTGCCGAAATAGTCCGGGCCAAGCCGGCGACGGCCAAAGGTCAGTTCGTTCACAATATCGTGCTGTCGTCGACCATGGGACCGGGCGTCAGAGTCGACGTCCGCGAGTTCCTTGATACAGCCAGGAAGGGAGCTTAG
- the rplK gene encoding 50S ribosomal protein L11 translates to MVKKVAAVVRLQIPAGQATAAPPVGPALGQHGVNIAEFIKSFNEATRKETPGMVIPVVLTVYSDRKFTFVTKTPPASVLLKQAAGLAKGSGEPNRATVGTVSRKAVREIAERKMRDLNAADIEAAMKIIEGTARAMGMNVAES, encoded by the coding sequence ATGGTTAAGAAGGTTGCGGCGGTCGTGAGACTCCAGATCCCGGCCGGCCAGGCAACCGCGGCACCGCCGGTCGGCCCGGCCCTGGGCCAACACGGAGTAAACATTGCGGAGTTCATCAAGTCGTTCAACGAGGCGACCCGCAAGGAGACTCCCGGCATGGTGATCCCGGTTGTTCTGACCGTCTACTCGGATCGGAAGTTCACGTTCGTCACCAAGACCCCACCCGCGTCCGTACTCCTAAAGCAGGCGGCCGGCCTGGCCAAGGGCTCGGGAGAGCCTAACCGGGCAACGGTCGGCACGGTCAGCCGCAAGGCTGTCCGGGAGATTGCGGAACGGAAGATGCGTGATTTGAACGCGGCGGACATCGAAGCCGCGATGAAGATTATCGAAGGAACGGCCCGCGCGATGGGCATGAACGTGGCGGAATCATGA
- the nusG gene encoding transcription termination/antitermination protein NusG, whose amino-acid sequence MKFYVVHTYTGREKRVKELLEKAIERLNQPGLFGRVIMPAEKVARVRKSKIVAEERRLYPGYIVVEMELNEQSLTMITSLPGVTHLLGTKIEPMALSEDEVTAMLDQIERGRDQAEPEAPFEKGENVKVAKGPFAGFTGTVDELFAERRRVKVIVTIFGRPTPIDLDFLDVQPI is encoded by the coding sequence ATGAAGTTCTACGTCGTCCATACCTATACCGGCCGCGAGAAGCGGGTGAAAGAGTTGCTGGAGAAGGCGATTGAACGGCTCAATCAGCCTGGGCTGTTCGGCCGTGTGATAATGCCGGCCGAAAAGGTGGCGCGGGTGCGCAAGTCGAAGATCGTCGCCGAGGAGCGGCGGCTGTATCCGGGCTACATCGTAGTCGAGATGGAGTTGAACGAGCAGTCGCTGACGATGATTACCTCTCTGCCCGGGGTTACCCATCTGCTGGGGACGAAGATCGAGCCGATGGCGTTGTCCGAGGACGAGGTGACAGCCATGCTCGATCAGATCGAGCGGGGGCGCGACCAGGCCGAGCCCGAGGCTCCGTTTGAGAAGGGCGAGAATGTCAAGGTGGCCAAAGGACCGTTCGCCGGATTCACGGGAACGGTGGATGAACTATTCGCCGAACGCCGACGGGTGAAGGTCATCGTCACGATTTTCGGTCGGCCCACACCCATTGATCTGGACTTCCTTGACGTCCAGCCAATATAG
- the secE gene encoding preprotein translocase subunit SecE, whose translation MKDLYKQIKNYLADVVAEMKKVSWVRGKELWTTTLVVLLFSAVMSLFIGVFDFIFSHLLGAILK comes from the coding sequence ATGAAGGATCTTTACAAGCAGATAAAGAACTACTTGGCCGATGTGGTGGCCGAGATGAAGAAGGTGTCGTGGGTGCGGGGCAAGGAGCTCTGGACCACGACGCTGGTAGTGCTTCTGTTCTCGGCCGTGATGTCGCTATTCATCGGAGTCTTCGACTTCATCTTCTCCCACCTGCTGGGCGCTATCCTCAAGTAG
- the rpmG gene encoding 50S ribosomal protein L33 — translation MRTFLTLACSECKNRNYHTTKNKKKTERFEAKKFCSSCRKHTLHKEVK, via the coding sequence ATGCGGACCTTCCTTACGCTGGCGTGCTCCGAGTGCAAGAACCGGAACTATCACACGACGAAGAACAAGAAGAAGACTGAGCGCTTCGAAGCGAAGAAGTTCTGTTCTTCGTGCCGGAAGCATACGTTGCACAAGGAGGTTAAATAG